From the genome of Deinococcus roseus, one region includes:
- a CDS encoding DsbA family protein codes for MNEQFKNDKKFLTSVGSGLVVFLVCATAFAGTLASSQRFRVDPALGTTLGSPTAKVVVTEFIDLNCQHCKAFQPMVGPILKKHLAAGEIRLQYVNVAFLHQDSKLGLRYEACIRKDSPALAGAFVQEVLSHQTSNHGVNTAKVYLQSYRQAGGTQEKALKQCVQKTSDQEAEGNLDYALKEVGLKGTPTLLVNGKSAGFSASTLKQLIAEQLQEAKHE; via the coding sequence ATGAACGAGCAATTTAAGAACGACAAGAAGTTTCTGACCTCGGTCGGCAGTGGTCTGGTGGTGTTTCTGGTGTGTGCCACTGCCTTTGCAGGCACCCTGGCCAGCAGCCAGCGTTTCAGGGTGGATCCTGCCCTCGGGACCACCCTGGGCAGCCCCACGGCCAAAGTGGTGGTCACTGAATTCATTGACCTGAACTGCCAGCATTGCAAGGCTTTTCAGCCCATGGTCGGCCCGATCCTCAAAAAGCACCTGGCTGCAGGTGAAATTCGGCTGCAGTATGTCAACGTGGCTTTCTTGCACCAGGACAGCAAACTGGGCTTGCGTTATGAAGCCTGCATCCGCAAAGACAGCCCTGCACTGGCAGGGGCCTTTGTGCAAGAGGTGCTGTCCCACCAGACTTCAAACCATGGTGTGAACACGGCAAAAGTGTACCTGCAGTCCTACCGGCAGGCGGGTGGAACCCAGGAGAAGGCCTTGAAGCAATGTGTGCAGAAAACCAGCGATCAGGAAGCAGAGGGGAACCTGGATTATGCCCTGAAAGAGGTGGGGCTCAAAGGCACGCCCACCTTGCTGGTGAATGGGAAGTCTGCAGGCTTCAGTGCATCCACCCTGAAGCAGTTGATTGCCGAGCAGCTCCAGGAGGCAAAACATGAATGA
- a CDS encoding FUN14 domain-containing protein, translated as MLTLEQFSALSFSFLMGYASALSLKTISKLAAILLGVIFLMLQWLSWVGVLTINWEKIRDALGMVSAQQLVNTQNLLTAGLPDTASFLLGFFWIWRKKKL; from the coding sequence ATGCTCACCCTGGAACAATTCTCGGCCCTCAGCTTCAGTTTCCTGATGGGTTACGCCAGTGCCCTTTCCCTCAAAACCATTTCCAAACTGGCCGCCATCTTGCTTGGGGTGATTTTCCTGATGCTGCAATGGCTGTCCTGGGTGGGGGTGCTCACCATCAACTGGGAGAAAATCCGTGACGCCCTCGGCATGGTCAGCGCACAGCAACTGGTGAACACCCAGAACCTGCTGACCGCTGGCCTGCCAGACACCGCCAGTTTCCTGCTGGGGTTCTTCTGGATCTGGAGGAAAAAGAAACTGTGA
- a CDS encoding replicative DNA helicase — protein MIINLPHDLKAEAATLGAFMAHQQLWQEPVAFLLTHKDFYDQRHRLIFGAMTRLRQQHKPVDLIHVCDYLTSHKQLDNAGGPAYISSLPEAFSTMYEAVHHARLVIEKSTRRHMIQGVQDAMGHALDLSLDNTQAASNIEVAVLGATRKDKTQVGQLEHLGDLVDDTMERIKQPSSNDDIRSTGFATLDRLINGFSLGDLIYLMARPSMGKTSIALSILESISKSRPCAFFSLEMPKRQILYRLASLNLLIPLNRIISGDLDYDEKRKIGQYLETLKKSHLYIYDKRLNIRQLEEKCERFHRDHGDVGIFMLDHLGFLGADQKFSSSVEKLENLSNRSKQLAKELDTPFLMLWQLSRDLEKREDKRPMLSDARGSGAVEQDADIVMFIYRDDYYQQNKPNYKPTGLTELLIAKQRNGPPGMVPMMFRGEYTRFDELQEKVA, from the coding sequence GTGATCATCAACCTCCCCCACGACCTGAAGGCAGAAGCCGCCACCCTCGGGGCTTTCATGGCCCACCAGCAACTCTGGCAGGAGCCGGTGGCTTTCTTGCTGACCCACAAAGACTTCTATGACCAGCGGCACCGACTGATTTTTGGAGCCATGACCCGGTTGCGTCAGCAGCACAAACCCGTGGACTTGATTCACGTGTGCGACTACCTGACCAGCCACAAGCAACTCGACAACGCTGGAGGGCCCGCCTACATTTCCAGCCTGCCAGAAGCCTTCTCCACCATGTACGAAGCCGTGCACCACGCCCGACTGGTCATCGAGAAAAGCACCCGCAGGCACATGATTCAGGGGGTGCAAGATGCAATGGGGCACGCGTTGGATCTGTCCCTGGACAACACCCAGGCCGCGTCAAACATTGAGGTGGCCGTGCTGGGGGCCACCCGCAAAGACAAAACGCAGGTGGGTCAGCTGGAGCATCTGGGTGACCTGGTGGACGACACCATGGAACGCATCAAGCAGCCCAGCAGCAACGATGACATCCGGTCCACCGGCTTTGCCACCCTGGATCGGTTGATCAACGGCTTTTCCCTGGGAGACCTGATTTACCTGATGGCCCGTCCCAGCATGGGAAAAACCAGCATCGCGCTGTCCATCCTTGAGTCCATCAGCAAATCCAGACCCTGCGCTTTTTTCTCGCTTGAAATGCCCAAGCGCCAGATCCTTTACCGTCTGGCCAGCCTGAACCTGCTGATTCCCCTCAACCGCATCATCTCAGGGGACCTGGATTACGATGAGAAACGCAAAATCGGCCAGTACCTGGAGACCCTCAAGAAGAGCCACCTGTACATTTACGACAAGCGCCTGAACATCCGGCAACTTGAAGAAAAATGCGAGCGCTTCCACCGCGACCATGGGGATGTGGGCATTTTCATGCTGGACCACCTGGGTTTCCTGGGGGCAGACCAGAAGTTCTCCTCCTCAGTGGAGAAACTGGAGAATTTGAGCAACCGCAGCAAGCAACTTGCCAAGGAACTCGACACCCCTTTCTTGATGTTGTGGCAGCTCAGCCGGGACCTGGAGAAACGCGAAGACAAACGGCCCATGCTCAGTGATGCCAGAGGCTCCGGGGCGGTGGAGCAGGATGCGGACATTGTGATGTTCATTTACCGTGACGATTACTACCAGCAGAACAAACCCAATTACAAACCCACCGGTCTGACAGAGCTGTTGATTGCCAAGCAGCGCAATGGTCCTCCGGGCATGGTGCCCATGATGTTCAGGGGCGAATACACCCGTTTTGATGAGCTGCAGGAAAAAGTGGCATAG
- a CDS encoding ArsR family transcriptional regulator, with translation MQNDDFDLFTVVNPHDMPAHFLPHLKPKIRARYYRSYSALRFVGEHLRSRMDPDGETPEVMHFFFLVEFLTPMLNLSPATVSRHLAVLEKANLILRNRSYGRADIAQGDGTRQSMDVTTGTILAVRMDPYGEEPLFVPYLMKTRSWRNLNQDIFDRQTAYHLKMRASDQNSSKEEILGDILTFTLKRNHTQNNTLMLMPSLQENLKPEEKISIAISMAVAAPASQRTQVIQQSARELCFTMDDLGVVSYRYYLWLLWRLCQMPQLVQHVVLTLQKVQIEARERLSLKLKPTRSLGAVARKILNHDGTRNQLMLKKTILL, from the coding sequence ATGCAGAACGACGACTTCGACCTGTTTACGGTCGTCAATCCCCATGACATGCCAGCACACTTTTTGCCCCACCTGAAACCCAAAATCAGGGCACGCTACTACCGCAGTTACTCCGCACTCAGGTTTGTGGGTGAGCACCTGCGCAGCCGCATGGACCCCGATGGAGAAACCCCTGAAGTGATGCACTTCTTCTTTCTGGTGGAGTTCCTGACCCCCATGCTGAACCTCAGCCCAGCCACCGTTTCCCGCCACCTCGCCGTGCTGGAAAAGGCAAATTTGATCTTGCGCAACCGCAGTTATGGTCGCGCTGACATTGCCCAGGGAGACGGCACCCGGCAAAGCATGGATGTCACCACCGGCACCATCCTGGCGGTGCGGATGGACCCGTATGGAGAGGAGCCCCTGTTTGTGCCTTACCTGATGAAAACCAGGTCCTGGCGCAACCTCAACCAGGACATTTTTGACCGTCAAACGGCCTACCATTTGAAAATGAGGGCATCAGATCAAAACTCCAGTAAAGAAGAAATCCTTGGAGACATTTTGACCTTCACCCTCAAAAGAAACCACACACAAAACAACACTTTAATGCTGATGCCCTCACTTCAAGAAAACCTCAAGCCAGAGGAGAAAATTTCCATTGCCATCTCCATGGCTGTCGCTGCGCCTGCATCCCAGCGCACACAGGTGATCCAGCAGAGTGCCCGTGAGTTGTGTTTCACCATGGATGATTTGGGGGTGGTGTCTTACCGCTACTACCTGTGGCTGCTGTGGAGGCTGTGCCAGATGCCCCAGCTGGTGCAGCATGTGGTGTTGACCTTGCAGAAAGTGCAAATTGAAGCCCGGGAGCGACTCAGCCTGAAACTCAAACCCACACGCAGTCTGGGGGCCGTGGCACGGAAAATCCTGAATCATGATGGTACCCGAAATCAATTGATGCTCAAAAAAACTATATTGCTCTGA